In Theropithecus gelada isolate Dixy chromosome 13, Tgel_1.0, whole genome shotgun sequence, one DNA window encodes the following:
- the TMEM178A gene encoding transmembrane protein 178A isoform X3 produces the protein MAVAVLLCGCIVATVSFFWEESLTQHVAGLLFLMTGIFCTISLCTYAASISYDLNRLPKLIYSLPADVEHGYSWSIFCAWCSLGFIVAAGGLCIAYPFISRTKIAQLKSGRDSTV, from the exons ATGGCTGTAGCCGTCCTTCTCTGCGGCTGCATTGTGGCCACGGTCAGTTTCTTCTGGGAGGAGAGCTTGACCCAGCACGTGGCTGGACTCCTGTTCCTCATGACAG GAATATTTTGCACCATTTCCCTCTGTACTTATGCCGCCAGTATCTCTTATGATTTGAACCGGCTCCCGAAGCTAATTTATAGCCTGCCTGCCGATGTGGAACATGGTTACAGCTGGTCCATCTTTTGCGCCTGGTGCAGTTTAGGCTTTATTGTGGCAGCTGGAGGTCTCTGCATCGCTTATCCGTTTATTAGCCGGACCAAGATTGCACAGCTAAAGTCTGGCAGAGACTCCACGGTATGA